One genomic window of Arachis hypogaea cultivar Tifrunner chromosome 8, arahy.Tifrunner.gnm2.J5K5, whole genome shotgun sequence includes the following:
- the LOC112707688 gene encoding nuclear transcription factor Y subunit A-9 isoform X2, protein MLSPGGAAEPMQSLISQSLPGIDNSGGDVTKEHQNIKHAFSSTPFTMGKHLGPNSENESIGHSIVLTSQAYFDAHYGGGLTPYGQQTMINPQLYGMNHARMLLPLEMEEEPVYVNAKQYHGILRRRQSRAKAELEKKVIKVRKPYLHESRHLHAMRRARGNGGRFLNTKKLEGNNNNSINPSMESGSSLSTATLHSNNDHYVVSQSMVHDMEKMQNFTIGFYGSNGLSSMYHSQFNGRNEGHCFGGERQGMLMHGAPNGAIE, encoded by the exons GTGGAGATGTTACCAAAGAGCACCAGAACATCAAACATGCTTTTTCCTCAACCCCATTTACCATGGGAAAACACCTTGGTCCGAATTCCGAGAATGAAAGCATTGGTCATTCAATT GTTTTAACTTCGCAAGCTTATTTTGATGCACATTATGGTGGAGGCTTGACACCCTATGGGCAACAAACTATG ATAAACCCTCAGCTGTATGGGATGAACCATGCTAGAATGCTTTTGCCACTTGAAATGGAAGAGGAGCCGGTTTATGTCAATGCAAAGCAGTATCATGGTATTCTGAGAAGAAGACAGTCACGTGCTAAGGCCGAGCTCGAAAAGAAAGTGATTAAAGTTAGAAAG CCATATCTTCATGAGTCGCGTCACCTTCATGCTATGAGAAGGGCAAGGGGTAATGGTGGTCGCTTTCTTAATACAAAGAAGCTTGaaggcaacaacaacaacagtatAAACCCCTCAATGGAATCCGGAAGCTCCCTTTCCACGGCTACTTTACATTCCAACAATGATCACTATGTTGTGTCGCAGTCCATGGTTCATGACATGGAGAAAATGCAGAATTTCACCATTGGTTTCTATGGTAGCAATGGTCTGTCCTCAATGTACCATTCACAGTTTAATGGAAGAAATGAGGGACATTGCTTTGGTGGAGAAAGGCAAGGCATGCTTATGCATGGAGCCCCAAATGGGGCTATTGAATGA